A window of the Dyadobacter pollutisoli genome harbors these coding sequences:
- a CDS encoding RagB/SusD family nutrient uptake outer membrane protein, translated as MKINHKLFQLLTTLCLLIAISSCDYLDQQPDNLLTGDQIWQTRANAEAYLHNIYSYIQAGGDGGDYRCMGVTDESSVNIATVNARQIVSGNWSAASWYYYTWGDYYTGIRKSFIFEDNVDRVPSELLSDELKKQYKSEVLFLRGWFYWKILQQYGPFVKLTGVLSQDEDFNQYPRAPFEECVAHINELMDLAAANLPLQWSSSSNYGRPTQGACLAVKAQMAILAASPLWNGNPAFSAFKNPDGTSLAPLSYDANKWKTAADAAKAVIESGAYRLYTNLDSGDDTFDPYLSVRNIFLTTWNNEIIFGKTNWSRWGFTKCASPGPGGYNMYNATQNLVDAFSTSNGRTINDAKSGYVESGFSMADGTKYWEHKKGQWNMYANREPRFYAYIQYNGRPVLPAPTTDDKNYYSSPSNADGTGKIELYYTGKSGQKSAGSNNITGYDALKRISPNDNIRYDASSYQGPYILMRYAEILLNYVEALNEYDPTNADIVRYLNLVRERAGLPGIDKVYPEAVGNKERMREFILRERQVELCFEDDRYNTLVRRLLLGKPEYQTIYSMNVNADDRGAGFSFTGFYTRTLFQKRTWNDKMYLFPIQQTDIERDRALVQNPGW; from the coding sequence ATGAAGATCAATCATAAACTTTTTCAACTTTTGACCACCTTGTGCCTGCTGATTGCGATTTCTTCCTGCGATTACCTGGACCAGCAGCCCGACAACCTGCTGACCGGAGATCAGATCTGGCAGACAAGAGCAAATGCAGAAGCCTATTTGCATAACATTTACTCTTATATCCAGGCAGGTGGCGACGGTGGCGACTACCGGTGCATGGGCGTTACCGATGAATCATCGGTCAATATCGCAACCGTCAACGCCCGCCAGATCGTAAGCGGGAACTGGAGTGCGGCCAGCTGGTATTATTATACCTGGGGCGATTACTATACCGGCATCCGAAAGTCGTTCATCTTTGAAGACAATGTGGACAGGGTCCCCTCCGAGCTTTTGAGTGATGAGCTCAAAAAGCAATATAAATCCGAAGTGCTGTTTCTGCGCGGATGGTTTTACTGGAAAATATTACAGCAGTACGGACCTTTCGTAAAACTGACAGGCGTCCTAAGCCAGGACGAAGACTTTAACCAATATCCCCGCGCGCCCTTTGAAGAATGTGTGGCCCATATCAATGAATTAATGGATTTGGCAGCTGCAAACTTACCACTTCAATGGTCATCATCGAGTAACTACGGAAGGCCGACACAAGGTGCCTGTCTGGCTGTAAAAGCACAAATGGCGATTCTTGCAGCCAGTCCATTGTGGAATGGTAACCCGGCTTTTTCGGCTTTCAAAAACCCTGACGGAACCAGTTTGGCCCCACTAAGTTATGATGCAAACAAATGGAAGACAGCAGCCGATGCTGCAAAAGCAGTTATTGAATCAGGAGCTTACCGTTTATATACCAATTTGGATTCCGGAGACGACACATTTGACCCATACCTTTCAGTCCGCAATATATTTCTGACGACCTGGAACAACGAAATCATATTTGGTAAAACCAACTGGTCAAGATGGGGATTTACAAAATGTGCTTCCCCGGGCCCTGGCGGCTATAATATGTACAATGCAACACAAAATCTGGTGGATGCATTCTCTACCAGCAATGGACGAACCATCAACGACGCCAAGTCGGGATATGTGGAAAGCGGGTTTTCCATGGCGGACGGAACCAAATACTGGGAGCATAAAAAAGGGCAATGGAACATGTATGCCAACAGAGAACCGCGCTTTTACGCCTACATCCAATACAACGGACGGCCGGTACTACCTGCCCCGACCACAGATGACAAAAACTATTACTCCTCCCCTTCCAATGCAGACGGTACCGGTAAAATAGAGCTTTATTATACTGGGAAATCAGGACAAAAATCGGCCGGTAGCAACAACATTACAGGTTACGACGCATTGAAACGGATTAGTCCCAACGATAATATCCGCTATGACGCATCTTCTTATCAAGGGCCGTATATATTAATGCGTTACGCAGAGATCCTGCTCAACTATGTGGAAGCGCTCAACGAGTACGATCCCACTAATGCAGACATCGTGCGCTATCTGAATCTGGTGCGTGAACGTGCAGGCCTTCCGGGCATTGATAAGGTATATCCTGAGGCAGTGGGAAATAAAGAACGGATGAGGGAATTTATTCTTCGCGAAAGGCAGGTTGAATTGTGTTTTGAAGACGATAGGTACAACACGCTGGTCAGGAGATTATTACTTGGCAAACCGGAGTATCAGACTATCTATTCCATGAATGTCAATGCTGACGACCGCGGGGCAGGGTTTTCCTTCACCGGATTTTATACCCGCACCTTATTTCAAAAACGTACCTGGAATGATAAAATGTACCTTTTCCCAATCCAGCAGACGGATATCGAAAGAGACCGGGCGTTGGTACAGAATCCGGGCTGGTAA
- a CDS encoding TonB-dependent receptor produces MQIKLSNREVVLRIMKFTCLQSVIAILLINLSWANSGKAQEILSRKVSISAQNEDIESVVGQLEKSARIQFLYSREIVSSKRKVSVYARNETLERVLNNLLTPLKLDYEVVGQQIVLKRNNTASLFPQIRLDAYKTVVAMADIKGQVKDETGMSLPGVSILIKGTTTGTTTDINGKYTIMAAENSTLVFSYVGFQSQEIAVSSHSTLDITLKADTKNLEEAVVVGYGTQRKISVTGSVASVNMEDMKTPVRSLSNALAGKVAGVISMQSGGGEPGYDNPNFTIRGIGTFTGSTSPLIIVDGVQREDVNSTYGGAFNNIDPEDIASISLLKDASATAVYGAKGANGVLIITTKRGSSGKPKISVKVESGVSGLTKIPKMLEGVQWMRLYNEARVNGGENPVYSEETIQKTASGLDPYLYPNVNWTETIYKNLATMYNANINVSGGGDAMKYYVSMSFYDQEGQYKVSQDNGYNPNLNFKRYDFRSNVDINVSKSTVLSLNLAAMLVNSRYPGNSAGDIWYSAFATNPISFPVKYADGKFAGPRNNGGSNPFNLVQNAGYSTEFKPSIQSVFTLSQNLGMITKGLSATGRFSFDSYGEFGTSRTGTNDLWYAGSRGADGNLIFEQVRTGSTYLGYSSYSSGERIMYLEGNIAYDYAVSDHNFGGLLVYNMRNRVIGTAGSLKSSIPYRSQNIAGRVTYAYKEKYLAEVNAGYTGSENFQKGNRFGFFPAASIGWVVSNEQFFKSLKSSIPLFKLRLSRGVTGNDQIGGGDRFGYLTYIDGANGASFGLGPNNYGGIAESVIGAQNLRWEKSLKDNLGIELGLFNKFNVVVDVFKDQRKDILINRSSISPIAGYSSLQIYANMGEMVNKGIDGSVEYNDRFGKDGTLRLFGNLTYAKNTVLFADEPRRTYAYQQWAGHSATEKTGFEHQGLFVNQEDINASPGQFRAVNPGDIKYSDLSGDGMINDNDWKYLNKSSFPKWSYGFGFATGYRKFDLSVLFQGVADVAIMANGGGVSGGNNGASGVGVVPFAGMGQYPANVLANIESRWTEEDPRQDVDYPRLSITNLSDNNFRSSTWWLKDGSFCRLKQASLGYTIVTSNLKKAGFQNVQLYLSATNLLTFSKFKTWDPELGDNGAKYPYARTITLGIRTSL; encoded by the coding sequence ATGCAAATAAAGTTATCTAACCGAGAGGTCGTACTCAGGATTATGAAATTCACGTGCCTACAAAGTGTGATTGCAATTTTGCTCATTAATCTGAGCTGGGCGAATAGTGGGAAAGCGCAAGAAATTCTCAGTCGCAAAGTAAGCATTTCGGCTCAAAATGAGGACATTGAATCGGTGGTCGGACAACTGGAAAAGTCCGCGCGCATTCAATTTCTTTATAGCCGGGAAATAGTATCTTCCAAAAGGAAGGTGTCTGTTTATGCCAGAAATGAGACGTTAGAGAGAGTCCTCAATAACCTTCTGACACCATTGAAGCTTGACTATGAAGTAGTGGGCCAACAGATCGTATTAAAACGAAACAATACCGCCTCCTTATTTCCGCAGATACGGCTGGACGCCTATAAAACAGTGGTGGCAATGGCTGACATCAAAGGCCAGGTCAAAGATGAAACAGGGATGTCGCTGCCCGGCGTGAGTATCCTCATCAAAGGCACCACCACCGGTACCACCACCGACATCAATGGAAAGTACACCATCATGGCTGCGGAAAACTCCACCCTTGTTTTTTCCTATGTCGGCTTTCAATCCCAGGAAATAGCCGTGAGCAGCCATTCCACGCTGGATATCACGCTAAAAGCAGATACTAAAAACCTGGAAGAAGCTGTGGTAGTAGGTTATGGGACCCAGCGTAAAATAAGTGTTACCGGATCAGTAGCGTCCGTCAACATGGAAGACATGAAAACGCCCGTACGCTCGCTGAGCAATGCGCTCGCGGGGAAAGTTGCGGGCGTCATTTCCATGCAAAGCGGTGGCGGCGAGCCTGGTTACGACAATCCGAACTTTACCATTCGCGGTATCGGGACTTTTACCGGTAGTACTTCGCCACTGATCATCGTGGACGGGGTACAGCGCGAAGACGTCAACAGTACTTACGGCGGCGCTTTCAACAACATTGATCCTGAGGACATTGCCAGTATCTCATTGCTAAAAGACGCCTCAGCAACAGCTGTCTATGGGGCCAAAGGTGCAAACGGCGTTTTGATCATTACCACCAAAAGAGGCTCGTCGGGTAAACCCAAGATTTCGGTAAAAGTAGAATCGGGTGTATCCGGGTTGACTAAAATCCCAAAAATGCTTGAAGGAGTGCAATGGATGCGGTTGTATAATGAAGCGCGGGTGAATGGCGGGGAAAATCCGGTTTACAGTGAAGAAACCATTCAAAAAACGGCCAGCGGCCTGGATCCATATCTATATCCTAATGTGAACTGGACCGAAACGATCTATAAAAATCTTGCGACCATGTATAATGCCAACATCAATGTAAGTGGTGGTGGCGATGCGATGAAATACTATGTTTCGATGTCATTTTATGATCAGGAAGGTCAGTATAAAGTCAGTCAGGACAATGGCTATAACCCGAACCTGAACTTCAAAAGATACGATTTCAGAAGTAATGTGGATATCAATGTCAGCAAAAGTACAGTGCTCTCATTGAACCTGGCGGCCATGCTCGTCAACAGCCGTTATCCCGGAAATTCCGCAGGCGATATCTGGTACTCGGCTTTTGCCACCAATCCGATCTCATTCCCTGTAAAATATGCCGACGGAAAATTCGCAGGTCCGCGAAACAACGGCGGAAGTAACCCCTTTAATCTGGTTCAAAACGCAGGATACAGCACAGAGTTCAAGCCTTCCATACAATCTGTTTTTACACTGAGCCAGAACCTGGGCATGATCACCAAAGGACTGAGCGCTACCGGACGATTCTCATTTGATTCCTATGGAGAATTCGGCACATCCAGAACCGGCACCAACGATCTGTGGTATGCAGGCTCGCGCGGAGCTGACGGAAATCTGATTTTCGAACAGGTCCGGACGGGCTCCACTTATCTGGGCTACTCGTCGTATTCTTCGGGTGAGCGAATTATGTACCTGGAAGGGAATATTGCTTACGATTATGCTGTTTCCGATCACAATTTTGGGGGCTTGCTGGTCTACAACATGCGCAACAGGGTTATCGGTACAGCCGGATCGCTGAAATCGTCGATCCCCTACCGCTCTCAAAATATAGCAGGAAGGGTTACTTATGCCTATAAGGAAAAATACCTGGCCGAGGTCAATGCAGGTTATACAGGCTCTGAAAATTTTCAAAAAGGAAACCGGTTCGGATTTTTCCCGGCGGCTTCCATCGGCTGGGTGGTCTCCAATGAACAATTCTTCAAATCATTAAAAAGCAGCATTCCTTTATTTAAGCTCCGGCTTTCGCGTGGTGTCACTGGTAATGATCAGATTGGCGGCGGCGACCGGTTCGGATACCTGACTTACATTGACGGAGCCAACGGAGCATCTTTCGGATTGGGTCCCAACAACTATGGCGGTATTGCTGAAAGTGTGATCGGGGCGCAAAACCTGAGATGGGAAAAGTCCTTGAAAGACAACCTTGGCATCGAATTGGGGCTGTTTAATAAATTCAACGTCGTTGTCGACGTCTTTAAAGATCAGAGAAAAGACATCCTGATCAACCGTAGTTCCATTTCACCGATTGCCGGATACAGCAGCCTGCAGATTTATGCCAATATGGGCGAAATGGTCAACAAAGGCATTGACGGAAGCGTAGAGTACAACGACCGTTTCGGAAAAGACGGAACGCTGCGGCTCTTCGGAAACCTGACTTATGCGAAGAACACTGTCCTTTTTGCTGACGAGCCCAGACGCACTTATGCATACCAGCAATGGGCGGGACATTCGGCAACTGAAAAAACAGGATTCGAACATCAGGGACTATTTGTAAACCAGGAAGATATCAATGCAAGCCCCGGCCAGTTCCGGGCAGTCAATCCCGGGGATATCAAATATTCGGATCTGAGCGGCGACGGAATGATCAATGACAATGACTGGAAATATCTCAACAAATCCTCGTTCCCAAAATGGTCCTATGGATTTGGCTTTGCCACAGGTTATCGAAAATTCGACCTGTCCGTTCTTTTTCAGGGCGTGGCTGATGTTGCGATCATGGCCAACGGCGGCGGCGTATCAGGCGGCAACAATGGCGCCTCCGGCGTAGGGGTAGTCCCTTTTGCAGGCATGGGGCAATATCCTGCCAATGTACTGGCCAACATTGAAAGCCGATGGACAGAAGAGGATCCAAGACAGGATGTTGATTATCCCAGACTCAGCATCACAAATCTGAGCGACAACAATTTTCGTAGCAGTACCTGGTGGCTGAAAGATGGCAGTTTCTGCCGACTCAAACAGGCCAGCCTTGGATACACCATTGTGACAAGCAACTTGAAAAAAGCTGGCTTTCAAAATGTGCAGCTCTATTTGTCAGCAACCAATTTGCTGACCTTTTCCAAGTTTAAAACCTGGGACCCGGAACTTGGGGACAATGGTGCCAAATACCCCTACGCACGGACGATCACGCTTGGAATAAGAACGAGTCTTTAA
- a CDS encoding FecR family protein, which yields MLYPDFQSVDDFLASDRFRAWVKGECPDDKLLWQNWMALNPEKIQLYEMAVATFLMIEGHTDDISQSYVNDKVRSIIARIEETPVSPTVSFTSYWKWLAAAVVIIGLGMGWLNWKKNRSDQDVVSHVQSGVPAETWQFQSNEKKEPLLINLPDGSSVLLSMGSRVRYKNVMDSARRELYLEGEGFFEISKNPDRPFFVYTNGLTTKVLGTSFQVRAFDKESEVSVAVKTGKVMVMSGSGKEPSGSEKTFTLLPNEAISLNKENEKYVKKVLNTKLASAEMPQIPKPRFEFRFTPISEVFAELEKAYNVVIEYDKQRMRNCTLTATLTDEPFIDKLRLICIGTESTFEIQNNKIIIDSKGCP from the coding sequence ATGTTATACCCTGATTTTCAAAGTGTGGACGACTTCCTTGCTAGCGACCGATTCAGGGCCTGGGTGAAAGGAGAATGTCCGGATGATAAGTTACTCTGGCAAAACTGGATGGCTTTAAATCCTGAAAAAATTCAGCTTTACGAAATGGCCGTGGCTACTTTTTTAATGATCGAAGGCCATACCGACGATATTTCGCAAAGTTACGTGAATGACAAAGTGCGATCCATCATTGCCCGCATTGAAGAAACTCCTGTATCCCCCACCGTTTCATTTACCAGCTATTGGAAATGGCTTGCCGCAGCTGTTGTCATTATTGGCCTTGGTATGGGATGGCTCAACTGGAAAAAAAATCGATCCGATCAGGATGTTGTAAGCCATGTGCAATCCGGGGTTCCGGCTGAAACATGGCAATTCCAATCCAATGAAAAGAAAGAGCCGCTGCTGATTAACCTGCCTGACGGGTCTTCGGTTTTGCTTTCCATGGGAAGCCGTGTGCGCTATAAAAACGTGATGGATAGCGCCCGGCGAGAGCTGTATCTGGAAGGGGAAGGCTTCTTTGAAATTTCCAAAAATCCTGACCGCCCGTTTTTCGTGTATACCAATGGGTTGACGACCAAAGTCCTTGGCACCAGCTTTCAGGTAAGGGCTTTTGATAAAGAATCTGAGGTTAGCGTTGCTGTAAAAACGGGGAAAGTAATGGTGATGTCCGGCTCAGGTAAAGAGCCCTCAGGATCAGAGAAGACATTTACACTTCTTCCAAATGAAGCAATCAGCCTCAATAAAGAAAATGAAAAATATGTCAAAAAGGTGCTTAACACGAAATTGGCATCAGCCGAAATGCCCCAGATACCAAAACCGCGTTTCGAATTTCGCTTCACGCCTATATCAGAGGTATTCGCAGAGCTGGAAAAGGCTTACAATGTGGTCATTGAATATGACAAACAAAGAATGCGTAACTGCACGCTTACTGCAACACTTACCGACGAGCCTTTTATAGATAAACTAAGGCTAATCTGCATCGGCACCGAATCAACTTTTGAGATACAAAACAACAAGATTATTATTGACAGCAAAGGATGTCCCTAA
- a CDS encoding RNA polymerase sigma factor, protein MSLYSYDDRQLWQTYLSGDNHALGILAERYYRTLRRYGLKFGVDASVAEDCIQDLFLELGQNRHRINDTNSVKFYLLKALRNNVLQYLRYQQRFLGNDQDWMPELPDYINAEALLIEKETLSDSLFQLKTLMETLPKREREVLYLRYYENLSVAEISEIMGINRQSVSNFLQKALSKLRTKWLVTMVLYLNIF, encoded by the coding sequence ATGTCTTTGTACAGCTATGATGATCGACAACTTTGGCAAACCTATTTAAGCGGAGACAATCACGCTTTGGGAATCCTGGCTGAACGCTATTATCGTACCCTGAGACGTTATGGATTAAAATTCGGTGTGGATGCCTCCGTTGCCGAGGATTGTATTCAGGACCTTTTTCTGGAACTGGGCCAAAATCGCCACCGGATCAACGACACCAATTCAGTCAAATTCTACCTTCTTAAAGCCCTCAGAAACAACGTCCTGCAATACCTCCGATACCAGCAGCGCTTTCTGGGCAACGATCAGGACTGGATGCCTGAACTTCCCGATTACATCAATGCCGAAGCACTGCTCATTGAAAAAGAGACGCTTTCGGACTCCTTGTTTCAACTAAAAACTTTGATGGAAACCTTGCCCAAAAGGGAACGGGAAGTGCTTTATCTGCGCTACTACGAGAATCTGAGCGTTGCAGAGATTTCCGAAATCATGGGTATCAACCGACAGTCCGTTTCCAATTTCCTTCAAAAGGCTTTAAGCAAGCTTCGCACCAAATGGCTTGTGACCATGGTTCTGTATCTGAATATTTTTTAA
- a CDS encoding Gfo/Idh/MocA family protein, with product MKSDQERRSFLKKGLLGGMSLYGFSKNQQPDAPDYDNIPGFHSPPAVGKSVIDLKVAPIKQVKVGLIGIGARGSGHVMQFASLFPDKAKVTAVCDIQPDRADKAVAKLKAKGQDAVAYSGKVDSWKEMVKRDDIDLVVIATPWRDHVPMAVYAMKQGKHVVIEVPAALTLEECWQLVNTAEETQRNCMMMENVCYGDEELWLLNMVQQEVFGTLTYAEAAYIHNLNDYLLDTKGYYDFWRLKENIAHDGNLYPMHGLGPVAQYLDILRGDRFEHIVSMSSLEAALSESIKKLPSDHPYANFKGTIHKGDMNTSLIKTNKGRMITLKHDVVSPRAYDRINSLAGTHAYHEGYPSRLSVLGKGHDFLKEADYSEYKSKYKHPIWDKLKKEIEVNGGHGGMDFVLIYRIIDSLNNGRPMDMDVYDAATWCSVIPLSEVSVKKGNAPVKFPDFTRGAWQKKRELNIMTSL from the coding sequence ATGAAATCTGATCAAGAACGCAGAAGTTTTCTAAAAAAGGGTCTGCTTGGCGGTATGAGCCTTTATGGTTTTTCAAAAAATCAGCAGCCTGATGCCCCTGACTACGATAACATTCCTGGTTTTCATTCCCCTCCCGCAGTGGGCAAATCAGTTATTGACTTAAAAGTAGCGCCAATTAAGCAGGTAAAAGTGGGGTTAATCGGCATTGGCGCCCGCGGAAGTGGTCATGTCATGCAGTTTGCATCTCTGTTTCCTGACAAAGCCAAGGTTACCGCCGTTTGCGACATCCAGCCTGACCGCGCGGACAAGGCCGTAGCAAAACTGAAAGCCAAAGGACAGGATGCGGTTGCTTATTCTGGCAAGGTCGATTCCTGGAAAGAGATGGTAAAACGCGATGACATTGACCTGGTTGTCATTGCAACGCCGTGGAGAGATCACGTACCGATGGCGGTGTATGCTATGAAACAAGGCAAGCACGTGGTTATAGAAGTGCCTGCGGCACTGACCCTGGAAGAGTGTTGGCAGTTGGTCAATACTGCCGAGGAAACCCAGCGCAACTGCATGATGATGGAGAATGTGTGCTATGGTGACGAAGAACTCTGGCTGCTCAATATGGTACAGCAGGAAGTTTTCGGAACGCTGACCTATGCGGAAGCGGCTTACATACACAACCTGAACGACTATTTACTGGATACAAAAGGCTATTACGATTTCTGGCGATTGAAAGAGAACATTGCACACGATGGAAACCTATATCCAATGCACGGATTGGGGCCTGTTGCGCAGTACCTTGATATCCTCCGCGGCGACCGTTTTGAGCATATCGTATCGATGAGCAGCCTGGAAGCAGCGCTCTCTGAAAGTATCAAGAAACTACCTTCCGATCACCCTTATGCCAATTTTAAAGGTACCATTCATAAAGGCGATATGAACACTTCTCTGATCAAAACAAACAAGGGAAGAATGATTACGCTCAAACACGATGTGGTATCACCAAGGGCGTACGACCGTATCAATTCGCTTGCAGGTACACATGCCTACCACGAAGGTTATCCAAGCCGGCTGTCCGTTCTGGGCAAAGGCCACGATTTCCTCAAAGAAGCAGATTACAGCGAATATAAAAGCAAATACAAACACCCTATTTGGGATAAGCTCAAAAAGGAAATAGAAGTCAACGGAGGACACGGCGGGATGGATTTCGTGCTCATTTACCGGATCATCGACAGCCTCAATAACGGACGGCCCATGGATATGGATGTATATGACGCAGCTACCTGGTGCTCGGTGATACCATTGTCGGAAGTCTCTGTCAAAAAAGGAAATGCGCCGGTCAAATTCCCTGACTTTACCAGGGGAGCATGGCAGAAAAAAAGAGAGCTCAATATCATGACAAGTCTTTAA
- a CDS encoding GHMP family kinase ATP-binding protein, protein MPSALTTSASGRICLFGEHQDYLGLPVIAAAISRRISITGAYRSDNQVVINLPDIGQRESFELLPVIPYTSLRDYFKSAINVLIREGFQFTRGIEVTVHGNIPINSGTSSSSALLVAWINWLTSMADVPVAKTRAEIGELAYRAEVLEFGEPGGMMDHYSTSVGEVIYLESQPTIRLEVFEPRLGTFVLGDSRQPKDTLGVLKHVKFGMLAAIDKIKKTNPSFSLHTFPSENAVDFKDILSSSEYALLNGNLSDRDVLKEALKMFREDEIDHHRFGELLTIHQESLRDAKKVSTDKIDGMIDAALNAGAYGAKINGSGGGGCMFAYAPENPEAVAQAIEKAGGLAYLIKIDEGTKHETIEKISLKSF, encoded by the coding sequence ATGCCTTCTGCTCTAACAACGTCTGCTTCCGGCAGAATATGTCTTTTTGGTGAACATCAGGATTATCTGGGATTGCCCGTGATTGCCGCTGCAATTTCACGCAGGATTTCGATCACAGGAGCATACAGATCCGACAATCAAGTGGTGATAAATCTACCCGATATCGGCCAGCGAGAATCATTCGAGTTGCTACCCGTTATTCCTTACACCAGCTTACGTGACTATTTTAAAAGCGCCATAAATGTGCTTATCCGAGAAGGGTTTCAGTTTACAAGAGGAATAGAAGTTACCGTACATGGCAATATCCCGATCAATTCCGGGACGTCCAGCTCGTCGGCATTGCTGGTGGCGTGGATCAACTGGCTTACTTCAATGGCTGATGTACCGGTGGCAAAAACCAGGGCTGAAATAGGAGAACTTGCCTACCGTGCCGAAGTACTCGAATTTGGAGAACCCGGCGGAATGATGGACCATTATTCAACATCGGTAGGAGAAGTGATTTATCTGGAATCGCAGCCAACCATCCGGCTGGAAGTTTTTGAACCACGATTGGGCACTTTCGTTTTGGGAGATTCCAGACAGCCCAAAGACACACTTGGCGTTTTAAAACACGTAAAATTCGGCATGCTGGCGGCTATCGATAAAATTAAAAAAACAAATCCTTCCTTTTCGCTTCATACGTTTCCCTCAGAGAATGCAGTCGATTTTAAAGATATATTGAGCAGTTCCGAATACGCCCTTTTAAATGGCAACCTATCTGACCGGGACGTTTTAAAGGAAGCATTGAAAATGTTCCGAGAGGATGAAATCGATCACCATCGCTTTGGAGAACTATTGACCATCCATCAGGAAAGTCTGCGTGATGCCAAGAAAGTATCCACTGACAAAATCGATGGAATGATAGATGCGGCATTGAATGCAGGTGCTTACGGGGCAAAAATCAACGGTTCAGGAGGAGGAGGATGCATGTTTGCCTATGCGCCCGAAAATCCCGAAGCAGTTGCCCAGGCCATTGAAAAAGCAGGTGGGCTTGCATACCTGATCAAGATCGATGAAGGAACGAAGCACGAGACTATTGAAAAAATTTCTTTAAAAAGCTTTTAA
- a CDS encoding LacI family DNA-binding transcriptional regulator yields MNNANLTMKKIAKELGVSISTVSRALQNHPRIGALTTEKVQRLAKELHFQPNNRAINFKNNRSFNVGVVLPHLTEEFFSIALSGIEETLMARGYSVVVMQSKNDYGRESAAVDSLIKHGVDGILLSMAAQTYNKSHFYNATHKVPIVFFDRVLKHLDYSSVYVDITKAAFDAMEHLIGKGFTRIALMNGPNSLQATNERFSGYINALNKYNIPVNIEYIKNLNLTEEDTILKINELLNLPQPPKVILAFHDYIALDAMQVCKARNLQINQDISFVTFSNLSFCRYLDNPPIATIEQFPSELGSKAADLLLEAMEAPDTYHPREIVVEPKLIIR; encoded by the coding sequence ATGAACAATGCCAACCTGACCATGAAGAAAATAGCAAAGGAACTCGGGGTTTCGATTTCGACGGTTTCCCGCGCCTTGCAAAATCACCCCAGAATAGGGGCGCTTACCACCGAAAAAGTTCAAAGGCTGGCAAAAGAACTTCATTTTCAACCTAATAACAGAGCGATCAATTTTAAGAATAACAGGTCATTCAATGTGGGCGTCGTATTACCGCACCTTACCGAAGAATTTTTCTCGATAGCCCTTTCGGGAATTGAGGAAACACTGATGGCCAGAGGATACAGCGTTGTTGTGATGCAATCAAAGAACGACTATGGACGGGAATCAGCGGCGGTAGATTCACTGATTAAACATGGTGTTGACGGCATTTTGCTTTCTATGGCCGCCCAAACATATAATAAAAGTCACTTTTACAACGCTACCCACAAGGTTCCGATCGTGTTTTTTGACAGGGTTCTTAAACATCTGGATTACAGCTCAGTGTACGTGGACATCACCAAAGCAGCATTTGACGCCATGGAACATCTGATCGGGAAAGGCTTCACCAGAATTGCATTGATGAACGGGCCAAACTCACTTCAGGCGACCAATGAACGGTTTAGCGGCTATATTAATGCTTTAAACAAATATAATATTCCGGTCAATATCGAGTACATCAAGAACCTGAATCTGACAGAAGAAGATACGATACTAAAAATCAATGAGCTTCTGAATTTGCCCCAGCCGCCAAAAGTCATTCTGGCATTTCATGACTATATCGCCCTGGATGCGATGCAGGTTTGCAAAGCAAGAAATCTGCAAATCAACCAGGACATCAGTTTTGTTACTTTTTCCAATTTGTCATTTTGTAGATATCTCGATAATCCACCGATTGCCACTATTGAACAATTCCCCTCAGAATTAGGAAGTAAAGCTGCTGATCTGCTGCTGGAAGCTATGGAAGCGCCCGATACTTATCATCCCCGGGAGATTGTAGTGGAGCCAAAACTGATCATCCGGTAA